In Lotus japonicus ecotype B-129 chromosome 5, LjGifu_v1.2, one genomic interval encodes:
- the LOC130720279 gene encoding protein IQ-DOMAIN 19: MGKTGKWLKNFLSGKKDKEKEKEKSANNLNFSNGTENPTTPISTTPKEKKRWSFRRSSATTAATATSTPTTTPCKELNLVETNVTASQTVQTAVDVQNEQRKHAAAVAAATAAAADAAVAAAQAAAAVIRMASGSNGASKSVEEAAAIKIQSVFRSHLARKALCALRGLVKLQALVRGHLVRKQAKETLRCMQALLTAQARARAQRIRMVSEGKPNQNQSAQRITTENDLFRHIYNEIDRNFEDNIKIVEMDVCESKYNSRSRNSVYHHDHGHQEHSENHRFSTHYTPNGSYSKDENNKVSPAPSSLTELSPKACSGHFEECFSTAQSSPQYYSAMSRVDDSKHPFAFPKPPYPESMMSYDYPLFPNYMANTESSRAKVRSHSAPRQRPDSFERQPSRRRPSIEGRNVPRPVRMMQRSSSHVGATAQNYQYPWSIKLDRSAVSLKDSECGSTSTVLTNTNYCRSLVAYDAHEDRY; encoded by the exons ATGGGGAAGACAGGCAAATGGCTTAAAAACTTTTTATCTGGCAAGAAAgacaaggagaaggagaaggaaaaaTCTGCAAACAACCTGAATTTTTCCAATGGAACAGAAAATCCAACTACTCCAATTTCGACAACCCcgaaagagaagaagagatgGAGCTTTAGAAGATCATCAGCAACGACAGCAGCCACAGCCACATccacaccaacaacaacacctTGTAAGGAATTGAATTTGGTTGAAACAAATGTCACTGCTTCACAGACAGTGCAAACGGCTGTGGATGTTCAGAATGAGCAGAGAAAGCATGCTGCGGCTGTGGCTGCTGCTACAGCAGCTGCAGCTGATGCAGCTGTGGCGGCTGCACAGGCTGCAGCTGCAGTGATCCGCATGGCTTCTGGTTCCAATGGAGCATCTAAAAGTGTTGAAGAGGCAGCAGCCATTAAAATCCAATCTGTCTTTCGGTCTCACCTG GCAAGAAAAGCATTGTGTGCTCTGAGAGGACTAGTGAAGTTGCAGGCACTAGTAAGGGGTCATCTGGTGAGAAAACAGGCTAAGGAAACACTGAGATGCATGCAGGCTTTGTTGACAGCACAAGCCAGAGCTCGTGCTCAGAGGATCCGAATGGTGTCAGAAGGAAAGCCTAATCAAAACCAATCAGCACAAAGAATCACTACAGAGAATGATTTATTCAGGCACATATATAAT GAAATTGATAGAAACTTTGAAGATAACATCAAGATTGTGGAGATGGATGTTTGTGAATCAAAATACAACTCTAGAAGCAGAAACAGTGTATATCATCATGATCATGGACATCAAGAGCATTCTGAAAACCATAGATTTTCCACTCATTATACACCAAATGGCTCATACTCAAAGGATGAAAACAACAAGGTATCACCAGCTCCATCAAGTTTGACAGAGTTGAGTCCAAAAGCCTGCAGTGGCCATTTTGAGGAATGCTTCAGCACAGCCCAGAGCAGCCCTCAGTACTACTCCGCTATGTCCAGAGTCGATGATTCGAAGcatccttttgctttccctaaGCCGCCTTATCCAGAATCCATGATGTCCTATGACTACCCTTTGTTCCCAAATTACATGGCTAACACAGAATCATCAAGGGCCAAAGTCAGATCACACAGCGCACCGAGACAAAGGCCGGATTCATTTGAGAGGCAACCGAGCCGTCGAAGGCCTTCAATTGAAGGAAGGAATGTGCCAAGACCAGTTAGGATGATGCAGAGGTCATCTTCACATGTGGGTGCCACTGCTCAGAACTACCAATATCCATGGTCAATCAAGCTTGACAGATCTGCAGTTTCACTCAAAGATAGTGAGTGTGGCTCCACAAGTACAGTGCTCACAAACACTAATTACTGCAGATCTCTTGTTGCATATGAT GCACATGAAGATAGGTACTGA
- the LOC130721165 gene encoding leucine-rich repeat extensin-like protein 6, translating to MASIYSLKTEVPYRITPFLIILIVLLISINPSHQTKNHSSPLTQLNPRLSKAYIALQAWKHFITSDPKNFTSNWHGPYVCNYTGIFCAPAPDNPHIYTVAGIDLNHAGIAGSLTEELGLLTDLALLHINSNSFYGSLPHTFSNLHLLFELDISNNKFAGKFPATLLCLPSLKFLDIRFNSFHGNIPSRLFDLKLDALFINNNKFQFSLPENFANTPASVLVFANNDIKGCLPANLGKMKGTLNEIIITNGGLTGCLPEEIGELVNVTVFDVSFNRLVGELPESVGEMKGLEQLNVAGNKFSGEVPASVCGLPRLENFTYSFNYFCSESEACLKLREKDDRKNCIPFRPLQRSEMECKAFYAHPVDCSAFGCSVTTASPPPPPPPPPPPPPPPPPPPPPPPPPPAYYGHYL from the coding sequence ATGGCCTCTATCTATTCCCTCAAAACAGAAGTCCCTTACAGAATTACACCATTCTTGATCATCCTCATTGTCCTTCTTATCTCCATCAACCCCTCACACCAAACTAAAAACCACTCTTCCCCACTCACCCAACTAAACCCAAGGCTCTCAAAAGCTTACATAGCTCTCCAAGCATGGAAGCACTTCATCACCTCTGACCCAAAAAACTTCACCTCCAACTGGCATGGCCCCTATGTCTGCAACTACACTGGAATCTTCTGTGCACCAGCACCAGACAACCCTCACATCTACACCGTCGCCGGAATAGACCTCAACCACGCCGGAATCGCCGGTTCATTAACGGAAGAACTAGGCCTCTTAACTGACTTAGCTCTCTTACACATAAACTCAAACTCCTTCTATGGCTCCCTCCCTCACACCTTCTCCAACCTCCACCTCCTCTTCGAACTCGACATCAGCAACAACAAATTCGCAGGAAAATTCCCAGCAACTCTCCTCTGCCTCCCTTCACTGAAATTCCTCGACATCAGATTCAACAGCTTCCATGGTAACATCCCTTCACGACTCTTCGATCTCAAACTCGATGCTCTgttcatcaacaacaacaaattccaattctcgttACCGGAGAATTTTGCCAACACACCTGCTTCTGTTCTTGTGTTCGCGAACAATGACATCAAGGGTTGTTTGCCGGCGAACTTGGGGAAGATGAAGGGTACGTTGAACGAGATTATCATCACGAACGGTGGTTTAACCGGTTGTTTGCCGGAGGAGATTGGGGAGCTGGTGAATGTGACGGTGTTTGATGTGAGTTTCAATAGGTTGGTTGGGGAGTTGCCGGAGAGTGTTGGAGAGATGAAGGGGTTGGAGCAGTTGAATGTGGCGGGGAATAAATTTTCCGGTGAGGTTCCGGCGAGTGTGTGTGGGTTGCCGCGGTTGGAGAATTTTACGTATTCGTTTAACTACTTTTGCAGTGAATCGGAAGCGTGTTTGAAGCTGCGTGAGAAGGATGATCGGAAGAATTGTATTCCGTTTAGGCCGTTGCAGAGGTCGGAGATGGAGTGTAAAGCTTTTTATGCACATCCTGTTGATTGTAGTGCCTTTGGTTGTTCCGTTACAACtgcatcgccaccaccaccaccgcctccgcCCCCTCCACCGCCGCCTCCCCCTccgcctcctcctccaccaccgcctcctCCCCCAGCTTACTATGGTCACTATCTATAA